Proteins encoded within one genomic window of Ideonella dechloratans:
- a CDS encoding sigma-54-dependent transcriptional regulator encodes MNESHSTGRVLVVDDEPDLLTLYELSLLREGHEVETAASVGEAWALLAQRRFSLVITDMRLPDGSGMTLMHKLEEARRPEKVIVITAYGSAENAVEALKAGAFDYLTKPVDLRQFRSVVAAALGRVATPVPPAQPAGPLSQSALARLVGRSAAMGEVRVLVEKVARSMAPVLVQGESGTGKELVARAIHEVSPRSGQAFVAVNCGAIPEHLLEAEFFGYRKGAFTGAQEDRAGFFQAAHGGTLFLDEIGDLPLAMQSKLLRVIQERAVRPVGAVSETPLNVRIVSATHKDLAAEVAAGRFRQDLFYRLNVIRIAVPPLRERLQDLDDICQALLERIARDAGVWPSPQLSAEARARLSRYHFPGNVRELENLLHRAVALSTHEVIEAGDLGLPETLLGEPHVDGEALSLPARPSVPTDAPSDDSEAGPLPTDLAAYLDEVERAILVRALRQHGFNRTAAGASLGLSLRQMRYRMARLAITEGDDGPTAEAP; translated from the coding sequence ATGAACGAATCCCATTCGACCGGCCGCGTGCTCGTGGTCGATGACGAGCCCGACCTGCTGACCCTGTACGAGCTCAGCCTGCTGCGCGAGGGCCACGAGGTCGAGACCGCGGCCAGCGTCGGCGAGGCCTGGGCCCTGCTGGCGCAGCGCCGCTTCAGCCTGGTCATCACCGACATGCGCCTGCCCGATGGCAGCGGCATGACGCTGATGCACAAATTGGAAGAGGCGCGCCGGCCGGAGAAGGTCATCGTCATCACCGCCTACGGCTCGGCCGAGAACGCGGTGGAGGCCCTCAAGGCGGGCGCCTTCGACTACCTCACCAAGCCGGTGGACCTGCGGCAGTTCCGCTCCGTGGTGGCCGCGGCCCTGGGCCGGGTGGCCACGCCCGTGCCGCCGGCCCAGCCGGCCGGGCCGCTGTCGCAGTCGGCGCTGGCCCGACTGGTGGGCCGCTCGGCGGCCATGGGCGAAGTGCGGGTGCTGGTCGAGAAGGTGGCGCGCAGCATGGCGCCGGTGCTGGTGCAGGGCGAGTCCGGCACCGGCAAGGAACTGGTGGCCCGCGCCATCCACGAGGTCAGCCCCCGCTCGGGCCAGGCCTTCGTGGCGGTCAACTGCGGCGCCATTCCGGAGCATCTGCTGGAGGCCGAGTTCTTCGGCTACCGCAAGGGCGCCTTCACCGGGGCGCAGGAAGACCGGGCCGGCTTCTTCCAGGCCGCGCATGGTGGCACCCTGTTCCTCGACGAGATCGGCGACCTGCCTCTGGCCATGCAGTCCAAGCTGCTGCGGGTGATCCAGGAGCGCGCGGTGCGGCCGGTGGGCGCGGTGAGCGAAACGCCGCTGAACGTCCGCATCGTCAGCGCCACCCACAAGGACCTGGCAGCCGAGGTGGCGGCCGGCCGCTTCCGGCAGGATCTCTTCTACCGCCTCAACGTCATCCGCATCGCGGTGCCGCCCCTGCGCGAGCGCCTGCAGGATCTGGACGACATCTGCCAGGCCCTGCTCGAGCGCATCGCGCGCGATGCGGGGGTCTGGCCTTCGCCCCAGCTGTCGGCCGAGGCCCGTGCCCGTCTGTCGCGCTACCACTTCCCGGGCAATGTGCGCGAACTGGAGAACCTGCTGCACCGGGCCGTGGCGCTGAGCACCCACGAAGTCATCGAGGCCGGTGACCTGGGCTTGCCCGAGACCCTGCTGGGGGAGCCGCACGTGGACGGTGAGGCCCTGTCCCTGCCGGCGCGCCCGTCCGTGCCGACCGACGCGCCGTCGGACGACAGCGAGGCCGGGCCCCTGCCCACGGATCTGGCGGCCTACCTCGACGAGGTGGAGCGGGCCATTCTGGTGCGGGCCCTGCGTCAGCATGGCTTCAACCGCACGGCCGCCGGCGCCAGCCTGGGGCTGTCGCTGCGGCAGATGCGCTACCGCATGGCCCGCCTGGCCATCACCGAAGGCGACGACGGGCCGACGGCGGAGGCCCCATGA